Proteins encoded in a region of the Spiroplasma endosymbiont of Amphimallon solstitiale genome:
- a CDS encoding transposase-like zinc-binding domain-containing protein, with translation MNKNTVKEILNNLSDKDFIEIFRENKTRIKQIEKKEKFEAVEQKFKEKGIQCPDCSSFLCTKYGSKDYKQRYKCKSCNITFHAFKNHYFYWSHLSHDQWDLLIQIATLGQSAYIISQFINTTNKTAWFNRQKFMKSTQLVKTQNQFVKLKARIEVDKTFIKEIHKGNFKDPNDPRKQWIEENAKDLNCCIQMAIDENRNIYAQTTNTKRLNKKWVQENLTSKLIEENSIIVCDMQVLYDTVAKQTKSTIQQFKSKENKELNYKKLSNVSKIQSSLKEFITHYHGIGFTNIQNYLNLWKWKYQHYGLTPYQKSNVLYFSL, from the coding sequence ATGAATAAAAATACAGTAAAAGAAATTTTAAATAATTTGTCTGATAAAGATTTTATTGAGATTTTTAGAGAAAATAAAACTAGAATTAAACAAATTGAGAAAAAAGAAAAATTTGAAGCAGTCGAACAAAAATTCAAAGAGAAAGGGATTCAATGTCCAGATTGTAGTTCTTTTTTGTGTACTAAATATGGTAGTAAAGATTATAAGCAAAGATATAAATGTAAAAGTTGTAATATTACTTTTCATGCTTTTAAAAATCATTATTTTTATTGAAGTCATTTATCTCATGATCAATGAGATTTATTGATACAAATAGCTACTTTAGGTCAATCTGCTTACATTATTTCTCAATTTATTAATACTACAAATAAAACTGCCTGATTTAATCGTCAAAAATTTATGAAATCAACACAATTAGTAAAAACACAAAATCAATTTGTAAAATTAAAAGCTAGAATTGAAGTTGACAAAACTTTTATCAAAGAAATTCATAAAGGAAACTTTAAAGATCCAAATGATCCAAGAAAACAATGAATTGAAGAAAATGCTAAAGATTTAAATTGTTGTATTCAAATGGCAATTGATGAAAACCGAAATATCTATGCTCAAACAACAAATACTAAAAGATTAAATAAAAAATGAGTACAAGAAAACTTAACATCGAAACTTATCGAAGAAAATTCAATTATAGTTTGTGATATGCAAGTATTATATGATACAGTAGCTAAACAAACTAAATCCACTATCCAGCAGTTTAAATCAAAAGAAAATAAAGAATTAAATTATAAAAAATTAAGTAATGTCAGTAAAATACAATCAAGTTTAAAAGAATTTATTACTCATTACCATGGCATTGGATTTACCAATATTCAAAATTACCTCAATTTATGGAAATGAAAATATCAACACTACGGATTAACCCCTTATCAAAAATCCAATGTGTTATATTTCAGTTTGTAA
- the glpO gene encoding type 2 glycerol-3-phosphate oxidase, translating to MEFDFDVITIGAGVIGAAISDELSKRKLKVVILEKNLRIAQETSEGNSGVIHGGFDPTPGKLNAKLNLEGRKLYENDWFKNLDFPWKKIDSLILAFSKEENSEIQKLYARGITNGLAKKELSILTREEVISLEPNVNPKVTSALLCSASYAVDPVLLTQSLINRMIKNKGQLKVDHQVIKIETLNSGFRVTCLNNQKKVTFTSKYIINAAGHYADDIAKLINCQDFTLKTRRGQYCILEKTENHIINNHILFMIPTIHGKGVIVAPMLDGHILVGPTSHENVPKSDTRLITIEDIELINKIGLKIIPTLNINKTCKVISGSRAICVETDDFFIKFASNNPNFINVAGIKSPGLSSAPAIALLVANMIKNI from the coding sequence ATGGAATTTGATTTTGATGTTATTACTATTGGTGCTGGTGTTATTGGTGCTGCTATTAGTGATGAATTATCAAAAAGAAAATTAAAAGTAGTTATTTTAGAAAAAAATTTAAGAATTGCCCAAGAAACATCAGAAGGAAATTCTGGAGTCATTCATGGTGGATTTGATCCAACACCAGGAAAACTAAATGCTAAATTAAATCTAGAAGGCAGAAAATTATATGAAAATGATTGATTTAAAAATTTAGATTTTCCATGAAAAAAAATTGATTCTTTAATACTTGCTTTTAGCAAAGAAGAAAACTCAGAAATACAAAAATTATATGCACGTGGTATTACTAATGGTCTTGCTAAAAAAGAATTATCAATATTAACAAGAGAAGAAGTAATTTCATTAGAACCTAATGTTAACCCAAAAGTTACTAGTGCACTACTTTGTTCTGCTTCATATGCTGTTGATCCAGTATTATTAACACAATCTTTAATTAATCGCATGATTAAAAATAAAGGACAACTAAAAGTTGATCATCAAGTAATTAAAATTGAAACATTAAATTCAGGTTTTCGAGTTACTTGTTTAAATAATCAAAAAAAAGTAACTTTTACTTCAAAATATATTATTAATGCTGCTGGTCATTATGCTGATGATATTGCAAAGTTAATAAATTGTCAAGATTTCACTTTAAAAACTAGAAGAGGACAGTATTGTATTCTTGAAAAAACCGAAAATCATATTATAAATAATCACATTCTATTTATGATACCTACTATTCATGGTAAAGGAGTAATAGTTGCTCCAATGCTTGATGGTCATATCTTGGTGGGTCCTACTTCTCATGAAAATGTACCGAAAAGTGATACTAGATTAATTACAATTGAAGATATTGAACTTATTAATAAAATTGGTTTAAAAATTATTCCAACTTTAAATATTAATAAAACTTGTAAAGTAATTAGTGGTTCACGAGCAATTTGTGTTGAAACTGATGATTTTTTCATAAAATTTGCTAGTAATAATCCTAACTTTATTAATGTTGCTGGTATTAAATCACCAGGTCTAAGTTCAGCACCAGCAATTGCTTTACTAGTAGCAAATATGATAAAAAATATTTAA
- a CDS encoding MIP/aquaporin family protein — MPEVSQVIIGELFGTFILILLGNCVVANVLLKKTKGENSGWLVICTGWGFAVAIAAMLSGISGAHLNPAVTIGLWVANKKTAFIGENFLYIPFYILFQFLGAMLGQLVVYLAYFKQYNITEDNNKILATFATAPAERSYIWNTITEIIGTFMLVMIVCATIGIKNLVINSQIFNSGSEFITGPATVGIGVMVIGLAIGGPTGFAINPARDLGPRIIHAILPIANKGSSDWKYAPVPVIGPILGAIIAGGLIQVIEIL; from the coding sequence ATGCCAGAAGTCTCACAAGTAATTATTGGTGAACTATTTGGCACATTTATCCTAATTTTACTAGGAAATTGTGTTGTTGCCAACGTTTTATTAAAAAAAACAAAGGGAGAAAATAGCGGTTGGCTTGTTATTTGTACTGGATGAGGATTTGCTGTTGCTATTGCTGCAATGTTAAGTGGAATTTCAGGAGCACATTTAAATCCAGCTGTTACTATTGGATTATGAGTTGCTAATAAAAAAACAGCTTTTATTGGGGAAAACTTCCTTTATATTCCATTTTATATTTTATTTCAATTTTTAGGTGCAATGTTAGGACAATTAGTTGTTTACTTAGCATATTTTAAACAATATAACATTACTGAAGATAATAATAAAATTTTAGCAACTTTTGCAACAGCTCCAGCCGAACGTAGTTATATTTGAAATACTATAACAGAAATTATTGGAACATTTATGCTAGTTATGATTGTTTGTGCTACTATTGGTATTAAAAATTTAGTTATTAATTCACAAATATTTAATAGTGGTTCTGAGTTTATTACTGGACCTGCGACTGTTGGTATTGGTGTTATGGTTATTGGACTTGCTATTGGTGGACCAACAGGTTTTGCTATTAATCCAGCTCGAGATTTAGGACCAAGAATTATTCATGCTATTTTACCAATAGCAAATAAAGGAAGTTCTGATTGAAAATATGCTCCAGTTCCTGTTATTGGACCAATTTTAGGAGCA